One Fuerstiella marisgermanici DNA window includes the following coding sequences:
- a CDS encoding PPC domain-containing protein has product MRFHVLNALLLCSAVSAVASDPALTVITPRGVQRGAEHVLTFSGARLQDAEEILFYEPGFEVVKIEPDAKNANIVRATVKVAPDVELGEKTAQVRTKTGVSDYRTFFVGALPAVAEKEPNTEFSEPQAIEQGVTVEGVIQNEDVDYFVVEAKKGQRLSVEVEGMRFGQTLFDPYIAILDKERFELSAVDDSPLVRQDAVTSIIVPEDGQYTIEMRESGYGGNGNCRYRLHVGQFPRPVAVFPAGGQAGEEVEFTFIGDAEGPIKQKVKLPADGTTEMQIFAQDDRGISPSGHTVRVSPDPDAFETEPNNSLNEAAVVVFPSTFNGVLDKEGDHDYYKFTAKKGQTYEVECYGRRIRTGIDPVMHIFRVKDGKALSGNDDSRGPDSYIRFAVPEDGEYAVRIMDHLNRGGADFVYRVEFQPVEPKLTLGIPRVRRYSQDRQRIYVAKGNRFGTIISASRANFGGELVLEDLELPAGINMVASPMPSNLNTMPVMFEAAADAPLGGALVDFRARLNDESKNISGGFENRADFVIAQPGQSLYAWKDVNRLPVVVVDELPYTIEIVQPKVPIVRNGSMQLKVVATKKEGWDEEIVVQFPFRPPGLGATTSVKMPKGKNEVLYPLSANANAAIGKWPVYALAYANVGGNAFAASQMATLEIAEPYLNLALQRATVELGQETEIVAEVSILKDLAAPATVQLLGLPHKITAEPLQVTKDTKELIFHVKTAPDSPAGNHKNIFCSVVVTENNEPITHARVGGTELRVDKPLPKPVVAAPKKEVAKPKPEAPKPPAEKRLTRLEKLRLEAKQAAGTP; this is encoded by the coding sequence ATGCGTTTTCATGTGTTGAACGCTTTGTTGCTGTGTAGCGCCGTTTCGGCTGTTGCTTCTGATCCCGCGTTAACTGTTATCACGCCGCGTGGAGTGCAGCGTGGGGCGGAACACGTGCTCACGTTTTCTGGTGCTCGCCTGCAGGACGCGGAAGAGATTCTGTTCTATGAACCGGGTTTCGAAGTCGTAAAGATCGAGCCCGATGCCAAGAACGCTAACATCGTTCGCGCAACCGTGAAGGTGGCTCCGGACGTGGAGCTCGGCGAAAAGACGGCTCAGGTTCGAACAAAGACGGGCGTGTCCGACTACCGCACGTTCTTTGTGGGAGCTCTGCCAGCAGTTGCAGAGAAAGAACCCAACACAGAATTCAGCGAACCGCAGGCGATTGAGCAGGGCGTTACAGTCGAAGGCGTCATCCAAAATGAAGACGTCGACTATTTTGTCGTTGAAGCCAAAAAAGGACAGCGACTATCGGTCGAAGTCGAAGGCATGCGATTCGGTCAAACGTTGTTCGATCCTTACATCGCAATTCTGGACAAAGAACGGTTCGAACTGTCGGCTGTGGACGATTCGCCACTGGTGCGACAGGACGCGGTCACATCCATCATCGTGCCGGAAGATGGTCAGTACACGATCGAAATGCGTGAGAGCGGTTATGGCGGAAATGGTAATTGCCGCTACCGACTGCACGTTGGCCAGTTTCCACGACCTGTCGCTGTTTTTCCCGCCGGCGGCCAAGCCGGTGAAGAAGTTGAATTTACGTTCATCGGCGATGCTGAAGGTCCCATCAAGCAGAAGGTCAAGCTGCCTGCCGATGGCACTACCGAAATGCAGATTTTCGCTCAGGACGATCGTGGCATTAGCCCATCTGGACACACCGTCCGCGTATCACCTGATCCGGACGCGTTCGAAACCGAACCCAACAACAGTCTGAATGAGGCTGCGGTCGTCGTTTTCCCGTCGACGTTCAACGGCGTCCTGGACAAGGAAGGTGACCACGACTACTACAAATTTACGGCGAAGAAGGGGCAGACGTACGAAGTCGAATGTTATGGCCGCCGCATCCGCACGGGGATCGACCCAGTGATGCACATTTTTCGAGTGAAAGATGGCAAGGCGTTGAGTGGCAACGACGATTCACGTGGCCCTGACAGTTACATCCGGTTTGCTGTTCCCGAAGACGGAGAGTACGCCGTCCGCATCATGGACCATCTTAACCGTGGTGGTGCCGACTTTGTTTACCGAGTCGAGTTTCAACCGGTAGAACCAAAGTTGACTCTGGGGATTCCTCGAGTCCGCAGGTATTCGCAGGATCGGCAGCGGATTTATGTGGCGAAGGGCAACCGCTTCGGCACGATCATATCGGCCAGTCGAGCTAACTTTGGCGGTGAGCTGGTGCTGGAAGATTTGGAGCTGCCCGCCGGTATCAACATGGTGGCATCGCCCATGCCGTCGAACCTGAACACCATGCCAGTCATGTTCGAAGCCGCAGCCGACGCCCCATTGGGCGGCGCGTTGGTCGACTTTCGAGCTCGACTGAACGACGAAAGCAAGAACATCAGCGGTGGCTTCGAAAACCGAGCGGACTTCGTGATTGCTCAACCAGGCCAGTCACTTTACGCCTGGAAAGACGTTAACCGTCTGCCCGTGGTTGTGGTGGATGAGCTGCCGTATACGATTGAAATTGTGCAACCGAAAGTGCCGATCGTGCGTAACGGTTCGATGCAGTTAAAGGTTGTCGCGACAAAGAAAGAAGGCTGGGACGAAGAGATTGTCGTTCAGTTTCCGTTTCGACCGCCAGGCCTGGGAGCAACAACTTCAGTTAAGATGCCCAAGGGCAAAAACGAAGTGCTGTATCCGCTAAGTGCCAACGCGAACGCTGCAATCGGCAAGTGGCCTGTGTACGCTCTGGCCTATGCCAACGTTGGTGGCAACGCTTTTGCGGCATCGCAGATGGCGACTTTGGAAATCGCGGAACCGTATCTGAATCTCGCGCTGCAGCGAGCCACTGTTGAGCTTGGACAGGAAACGGAGATTGTTGCTGAGGTCTCGATTCTTAAAGACCTTGCCGCTCCAGCGACCGTCCAACTGCTCGGCCTTCCTCACAAGATCACGGCCGAACCGCTGCAAGTGACAAAGGATACCAAAGAGCTGATCTTCCACGTGAAGACGGCACCGGACAGCCCGGCCGGCAATCACAAGAATATCTTCTGCAGCGTGGTTGTGACAGAAAATAACGAACCGATCACCCATGCTCGCGTGGGCGGTACAGAACTTCGAGTTGACAAGCCGCTGCCCAAACCTGTCGTAGCGGCGCCCAAAAAAGAAGTTGCGAAGCCGAAGCCGGAAGCTCCCAAGCCTCCCGCTGAAAAGCGACTGACGCGACTCGAGAAACTCCGACTGGAAGCCAAGCAGGCGGCTGGCACTCCTTAA
- a CDS encoding M1 family aminopeptidase: MIVVTRIISRSAFRCMLLCYAACLSMNACAADEWAGLQLNESVLPLQTQVSTAEPGMGVNVAAANVPTDSLHLPHYALNVDLNPQQRRVSVKQSVRWTNTGHAATGELVFQVVANNKLTKKQIATGERTVESLRLEPDTSIDYQGRRFHMNSVTCAGNDLPASFDAQHDTHLHVQLPMPVVPGESVEVDLDYWIDIPPIMGRLGQHKGITNLLNWYPVLAVYRSDAWQPVPYIPWHQPWYNEAGNYDVTLRLPADHLVVTGGHVADRSNTANGQQQLRIKGTGLRDFTIVASPRFRELTANANGVPIRIQYLPKHKAAAEVALKTARESILLYSEWFGEYPYEEFELTESYFGWNGNESSGVVMVDSRIFALPAYAARYIEHLVSHEICHQWWYSAVGTDGYHEPWMDEGLVTWFTRVKMEDKYGANANFLDVPGYGPFQFPNVDYRSLVHGGYATYRQRGGKGTSSGSLDDMGHLHNLFSLVYDRGSRITGMIQQRMGREQFFAFMKQLFAKYRFRILTVADYQRELEDFTGESWSPFFATWLRDDATADWRVDEVKVTQTENGYRTQARITQSGATSEPPQVGIELDGDPHPFRLATLSESRQLQQQGIDVQKTGPNDWLVSVVSEGKPAQVSVDPDGYVLDSDPHNNTWRPEVACRVTPFYTPMDEASMLQPWQQHSAVAGFGVDGDGRIGFRASVLSSNNYRISPFLAYTAATATRNDDHISAGVDAVFYNWPSSNWQLMARYEHALLSTLANDPGHQARIAIRRVLNYTTSLIYPNLSYIDIYTRFGDNFFPDEDNTISPDPRVEQYDNVRAFGVDFHADSQMPYWDPNRGVKFDANFEHGFQAFGGGATYDRVSGQVSGVQRLNELPGWLGDTKLAGRLAGGYGWSDNGEHFRFGGPGRFRGRDATSTEGNAFWLSSLEWRFPIAGDIDYEVLDNTAALRKVDGSIFYDVGRSYLLNEAQGKTDHAVGLGLYWQIPLLSFVENLTVRTEYGYSMTNSTGAFWFGLYRAF, encoded by the coding sequence ATGATCGTTGTCACCCGCATAATTTCACGCAGTGCTTTCCGATGCATGCTGCTGTGCTACGCAGCCTGCCTGTCGATGAATGCGTGCGCTGCGGACGAATGGGCTGGGTTGCAACTGAATGAATCCGTCCTTCCCCTTCAGACGCAAGTCAGCACCGCTGAACCGGGGATGGGCGTGAATGTTGCGGCGGCAAACGTTCCAACAGACTCACTTCACCTGCCGCACTATGCGTTGAATGTCGACCTGAACCCGCAGCAACGTCGAGTTTCTGTAAAGCAATCCGTGCGCTGGACTAATACGGGACATGCGGCGACGGGTGAATTGGTGTTCCAGGTTGTCGCCAACAACAAGCTAACAAAAAAGCAAATCGCCACAGGCGAACGGACGGTGGAATCTCTGCGTCTGGAACCCGACACCAGCATCGATTATCAGGGCCGCCGATTTCACATGAACAGTGTGACGTGCGCAGGAAATGACCTGCCAGCGAGCTTCGATGCGCAGCACGACACTCACCTGCACGTACAACTTCCGATGCCCGTCGTCCCTGGCGAATCCGTGGAAGTCGACCTCGACTACTGGATCGACATCCCGCCGATCATGGGACGCCTCGGGCAACACAAAGGCATAACCAACCTACTGAACTGGTACCCCGTGCTGGCCGTCTACCGAAGCGATGCGTGGCAGCCAGTGCCGTATATTCCGTGGCATCAGCCGTGGTACAACGAAGCGGGCAACTACGACGTCACATTAAGGTTGCCAGCCGATCATCTTGTCGTCACAGGCGGGCACGTGGCCGACCGATCCAACACGGCAAACGGCCAACAGCAGCTTCGCATCAAAGGCACGGGCCTGCGAGATTTCACCATCGTTGCGAGTCCGCGTTTTCGAGAACTCACTGCGAATGCCAACGGTGTTCCGATTCGCATTCAATACCTGCCGAAGCACAAAGCGGCCGCCGAGGTGGCACTTAAAACTGCCCGAGAATCGATCCTGCTGTATTCCGAATGGTTCGGCGAATACCCCTATGAAGAATTCGAACTGACAGAGTCTTACTTCGGCTGGAACGGTAACGAATCGTCTGGTGTGGTGATGGTCGATTCGCGCATCTTCGCGCTTCCAGCATACGCGGCTCGTTATATCGAACATCTTGTTAGCCACGAAATCTGCCATCAATGGTGGTACTCGGCCGTCGGCACAGATGGCTACCACGAACCGTGGATGGACGAAGGCCTGGTCACATGGTTCACTCGCGTGAAGATGGAAGACAAATATGGCGCCAACGCCAACTTTCTGGATGTGCCAGGTTACGGACCGTTTCAGTTTCCCAACGTCGATTACCGTAGCCTTGTCCACGGTGGTTACGCCACTTATCGCCAACGAGGCGGCAAGGGCACATCGTCGGGGTCGCTGGACGACATGGGCCACCTGCACAATTTGTTTTCGCTGGTGTACGACCGAGGGTCTCGCATCACGGGTATGATTCAACAGCGCATGGGACGCGAACAATTCTTTGCGTTCATGAAGCAACTGTTCGCGAAGTATCGCTTCCGCATTCTGACGGTCGCCGACTATCAACGAGAACTGGAAGACTTCACGGGAGAAAGCTGGAGTCCATTCTTCGCCACATGGCTGCGCGACGACGCGACGGCGGACTGGCGAGTGGACGAGGTGAAGGTCACTCAAACAGAAAATGGATATCGAACTCAGGCGCGCATCACACAGTCCGGCGCGACGTCCGAACCGCCGCAGGTTGGCATCGAACTCGACGGCGACCCTCATCCGTTTCGATTGGCAACCCTATCAGAATCCCGGCAACTGCAGCAGCAGGGCATCGACGTGCAGAAGACGGGGCCAAACGATTGGCTGGTGTCAGTGGTATCGGAAGGCAAGCCAGCGCAGGTGTCGGTCGACCCGGACGGCTACGTCCTTGATTCGGATCCTCATAACAACACATGGCGACCAGAAGTGGCCTGCCGAGTAACTCCGTTTTACACGCCAATGGATGAAGCATCGATGCTGCAACCATGGCAGCAGCACAGCGCAGTCGCCGGCTTCGGCGTGGACGGCGACGGACGCATTGGCTTTCGAGCGTCCGTGCTCTCATCCAACAATTACCGCATCTCACCGTTTCTGGCATACACCGCTGCAACGGCAACTCGAAACGACGATCACATTTCTGCGGGCGTCGACGCCGTCTTTTACAACTGGCCTTCATCCAACTGGCAGTTGATGGCTCGTTATGAACACGCGCTGCTGTCGACGTTGGCGAACGATCCCGGACACCAGGCTCGCATCGCGATTCGTCGAGTCCTGAACTACACCACAAGCCTGATCTACCCGAACCTCAGCTACATCGACATCTACACTCGGTTTGGCGACAACTTCTTCCCCGACGAAGACAACACCATTTCGCCCGATCCGCGAGTCGAACAGTACGACAACGTGCGTGCGTTCGGCGTCGACTTTCATGCAGATTCGCAGATGCCGTATTGGGATCCGAATCGTGGAGTAAAGTTCGATGCGAATTTCGAACACGGCTTCCAGGCATTTGGCGGTGGTGCGACGTACGATCGCGTGTCCGGACAGGTCAGCGGGGTACAGCGGTTAAATGAGTTGCCCGGCTGGCTGGGCGACACAAAGCTCGCTGGCCGATTGGCGGGCGGCTATGGCTGGAGCGACAACGGCGAACACTTCCGCTTCGGCGGGCCGGGCCGCTTTCGTGGACGTGATGCTACGTCAACAGAGGGCAATGCCTTCTGGTTGTCGTCACTGGAATGGCGATTTCCGATTGCTGGCGACATCGACTACGAAGTGCTGGACAACACGGCCGCTCTTCGCAAAGTGGACGGCTCGATCTTCTACGATGTCGGCCGGTCGTACCTCTTGAACGAAGCTCAGGGCAAAACTGACCACGCCGTAGGACTGGGCTTATATTGGCAGATTCCACTGCTTAGCTTTGTGGAAAACCTGACCGTGCGAACCGAATACGGCTACTCGATGACCAACAGCACAGGCGCATTCTGGTTCGGGCTGTATCGAGCCTTCTGA
- a CDS encoding DUF1501 domain-containing protein: MRRGNSRRDFLHVGFCGGIGLTLAQYLKLQKAQADIKHYESKEGTAKSVIFIYLPGGLAHQESFDPKPYAPIEYRGPMKHIQTNVGGTFINEMWPKTAQVVDKLAICRSMTHGEAAHERGTHNMFTGYRPSPALSYPSLGSVVTHEFGPRNNIPQYVCIPNQPNEFAGTGYLSSSFAPFSLGSDPARKDFTVRDLKLPGGVDDKRFTRRRSVLEAVNEHFVTKEKADSLDAVDTFYQRAYGMVGSPEAREAFDLNKEPDKLRDEYGRNTAGSRMLMSRRLIEAGARFVTMTYGSWDMHDNIDPGIKRQVPDLDQAYARLISDLEERGRLKDTLVCLATEFGRTPKINGTAGRDHWPKVFSVVLAGGGIKGGQVYGKSDSTASEPEEKPLTVQDWATTLYHCLGITADKELMAPGDRPIEIVDGGKIRRELLV; the protein is encoded by the coding sequence ATGCGTCGCGGAAATTCTCGTCGTGACTTCCTGCATGTAGGCTTTTGTGGTGGTATTGGTCTGACACTGGCCCAGTACCTGAAGCTGCAAAAAGCTCAGGCAGACATTAAACATTACGAAAGTAAAGAAGGCACTGCGAAGTCAGTGATCTTCATTTATCTGCCCGGCGGATTGGCTCACCAGGAAAGCTTCGACCCGAAGCCCTACGCTCCGATTGAATATCGTGGGCCGATGAAGCACATCCAAACCAACGTCGGTGGCACGTTTATTAATGAGATGTGGCCGAAGACCGCTCAGGTGGTCGACAAGCTGGCGATTTGCCGGTCGATGACCCACGGCGAAGCGGCTCATGAACGTGGGACGCACAACATGTTCACCGGCTATCGGCCCAGCCCCGCGCTGTCGTACCCGAGTCTCGGGAGTGTGGTGACTCATGAATTTGGCCCACGGAACAACATTCCTCAGTATGTTTGCATTCCGAACCAGCCAAACGAATTTGCCGGAACGGGCTACCTGAGTTCTTCTTTCGCACCGTTTAGTCTCGGTTCTGATCCCGCACGGAAAGACTTCACCGTACGCGACCTGAAGTTGCCCGGTGGTGTTGATGACAAACGGTTCACTCGTCGTCGAAGTGTGCTGGAAGCGGTTAACGAACACTTCGTGACCAAAGAGAAAGCTGACAGCCTTGATGCAGTTGATACGTTTTATCAGCGTGCCTACGGGATGGTCGGATCGCCGGAAGCTCGTGAAGCTTTCGACCTGAACAAAGAACCAGACAAGCTACGAGACGAATATGGTCGTAACACGGCTGGTTCTCGCATGCTGATGTCTCGGCGACTGATTGAAGCGGGAGCTCGCTTCGTCACGATGACATACGGCAGCTGGGACATGCACGACAACATTGATCCCGGCATCAAGCGTCAGGTTCCTGACCTCGACCAGGCGTATGCCCGACTGATCAGCGACCTCGAAGAACGCGGTCGCCTGAAGGATACGCTCGTGTGCCTCGCGACCGAATTCGGTCGGACTCCCAAGATTAACGGCACGGCAGGTCGTGACCATTGGCCGAAGGTGTTTAGCGTGGTGCTCGCCGGCGGTGGAATTAAAGGTGGTCAGGTCTATGGTAAGTCAGATTCAACGGCCAGTGAGCCGGAAGAAAAGCCGCTTACTGTGCAGGACTGGGCCACAACGCTCTACCACTGTCTGGGGATCACGGCTGACAAAGAGCTGATGGCACCTGGTGACCGGCCGATCGAGATTGTTGACGGCGGGAAAATTCGCCGTGAACTGCTGGTCTGA